From Toxorhynchites rutilus septentrionalis strain SRP chromosome 2, ASM2978413v1, whole genome shotgun sequence, a single genomic window includes:
- the LOC129770697 gene encoding HIG1 domain family member 1A, mitochondrial-like, producing MTQAMLTVQNFEESIGDKLIRKAREYPFVPIGLAGLAIVCGIGVYKFRNRGLIPSSVYLMQLRVAAQGTMVAALMVGLGGTMVNEYLFGAARSEKPRSFEMTQRDHLLMESLMGVF from the exons ATGACTCAAGCGATGCTGACTGTTCAGAATTTCGAGGAAAGCATCGGTGATAAACTGATACGGAAAGCGCGGGAATATCCTTTCGTACCTATCGGTCTTGCAGGATTGGCAATCGTGTGTGGAATCGGAGTCTACAAATTTAGGAATCGTGGATTGATTCCCTCTTCGGTGTATCTCATGCAGCTTCGTGTCGCTGCCCAAGGGACGATGGTGGCTGCTCTTATGGTAGGACTGGGAGGCACCATGGTCAATGAGTACTTATTTGGAGCCGCCAGAAGCGAGAAACCGAGATCCTTCGAAATGACACAACGTGATCATTTGCTGATGGAGTCACTTATGG GTGTATTTTAG